GCCGATGCGCTGGAAGTCCCGGCTCATGATGTCCCGGGCCTTGAGGCCCACGGGCCGGGCGGAGGTGAGTTCGTCGAGGAGGAGGGCCCGGACCTCGGCCACGGTCTTGCCCCGGACGACGGCCGAGGCGGCCGAGGGGTGGCCCCCGCCGCCCAGCACGTCCAGAATCTCGGCCACGTTGACCAGGGGCGAACGCGACCGGGCGATGAGGTGGACCCGGTTCTCCATGTACGCCAGGAGGAAGAGCGCCTCCATGCCCTCCATGGCCAGGATCTCGTGGGCCAGGATGGAGAGGTCGGGAACGTACGCCTCGGCGTTGACCACGCTGAGGTGGACGGGAACTCCTCCCACGCTCAAGGTCTCCAGGTTGTCGAAGACCTCCGCGAGGAGCCGCATCTGCTCTTCCGTGAACCCTTTCTTCAGGACGCGCGCCACCTGGTCCAGGGACCCGCCCCACTGGAGGCACTTCAGCACGGCCTCGAAGTCCGCTGGGCGCGTGGTCGGGTAGGCCAGGAACCCCGTATCCTCGTAAACCCCGAGGAGGAACAGGGTGGCCTCGAAGGGCGTGGGGGTCAGGTTCCTCTCCGCGAGCTCCTTCACCATGACCGCCGTGCAGGAACCCGCCTCCTCCACCCGGGTGTACTCCCCCGCCAGATCTCCCTGGCCGGGGTGGTGGTCGAAGACGTCGAGGGGCACCGGCGGCTCCCGGTCCAGGAGCAGGCCGGCCAGCGAACCGATGCGGTCCCGGCTCGACACGTCCACGCAAACCAGGCGCTCCACCGAGGAGGCCCTCAGCCCTTTGGTGGAATGGACGGGCGGAATCTCGTCCCGGTGCCTTTCCATCCAGCGGCGCAGGAGGCTTTCGGCCGCCCCGGGCAGCACCAGGGTCGCGCCGGGGTACAGCCTCAGGGCGGCCACCATGCACGAAAGGGAGTCGAAATCCGCGTTGGTGTGAGACGTGACCACGATCATGGCCGCCCCGCGAACCTGGATCGGGAAGGGGAAAGCCGGCGCGCCGCGCCCTTGTTGCCTCCCTCATCGAACATCATGCGCTCCGCTGCCGCGACGGCGATCATGCGTTCATTGTAAGGCCCCCGAGACCCTCCAAGAAAGAAGGGAGGGCCTTCCGTAGCGGGGCCCGACCTCGTGGAGACGGGATACGGGTGGCTTGCGGGGCCGACCATCTATACAATCATGGCGCGTGGAGGCGGCTCCATGAAGGCCTGGACCGAAGAGAGGCTTGTCCTCGAGGAGTTCGCCCGGAATCTGGAGGCCACGCCCTCCCTTCCGAATGCCTCGGAAGGCGAACTGGAGCTCCACGCCGTGCACGTGGCTCGGGTCACCGATCTTCTGATCCAGGTGGCCGACTCGCCGAGGAACAAGCGGCCGCCGGTCAGGAAGTGGGACGAGGTCCTGGGCCCTCTCCTTTTCCAACTCTTTGCGAAGGGCGACGACATCGACCGCTACGTCCTGGGGGATCTATGGAGGGGGGTCCTTCTCGATGAGGGAGAGATCGACGGCTTTCTGCGCGCCACCACTTCCCTGGCGGCCAGCGCAAGGGACTTCTACCGCTTCGAGGAGGCCCTGGAGGCCTGCAGGCAGGGTCGCCAGGCGGCCAAAGGGCAAGCCTCCGCGGCCTACGCCAACCTGATCAACCTGGAGGGCATCATCCACGCGTTCAGGGAAGATTATGAGGCCTCCGAACACTCCTTCCGCGAGGCCGCATCCATGGCGGAAGGGCTCGCCGAGGAGGACTTCCCCAAATGGACGAGGGCGACCAAGGCCGACTACGGGAATCGCCTCCGCCTGAACCTCATGGAATGCTATTTGAGGCAGGGCCTTTCGGCGGCAGGTGAGGAAAGGGTGAAGCACGGGCGCCGCGCGCGCGAGTACCTCTCCCAGCTCGAAGGGGAGCCCCTGAGGGACACGCACCGCAGCTTCCTCCTCGTGAACGCGGCCATGCTGGCCATCGTCGAGGAAAGGCTCGATTTCGCCAAGTCGCTCCTCCTGCCCCTGACCCGGAGAGGCCCGGGGGGCGCTTCCGAGGACCTGTCCTTTCTGGCCGTGCACTCGAGGCTCCTTTCGGTGATCGCGGCCCTGGAGGGCCATTGGGAGGACGCGTATCACTGGATCCGGAAGGCGATCCGGGAGGGGATCCGCTACCGCCGCATCGGAGAGGAGCAGGACATCTTGGAGCAGGCGCTCAACGTGCTTCGGGGCCTCAAGGGCCATCGGAAGAGCGCGAGTCACGGGGCTCTCGTGCAGGATCTGATTCAGCTCCTGGAAGACAAGGACTGGTACACCGGCCGGTCCCATTCCCACGGCGTCAGCCGGCTCTCGGTCCGCCTGGGCGAGGTGTTGAACGCGATGCCCAACCACCATCTGGACCTGAAGCTGCTGGAAGTGGGCGGGCTCCTGCACGATATCGGCAAGCTGAAGACTCCGTGGTCGCTCCTCAACAAGCTGGCGCCCCTCGGCCCCAGGGAGTGGGACATCCTCAAGGAGCACCCCTTGCACAGCGCGCACATCCTCCAGAGGATCGGCATGGAGGAGGTGGCTCCCATCGTCAAGGGACACCACGAGCACATGGACGGGACGGGCTACCCGGAGGGACGCCCCCCGGACCTTCTCGCGGCCATCGTGGGCGCCGCCGACGCGTTCGAGGCCGCCACCACCCCCACGCGCCGGTACAAGATCCCCAAGGACCGCCGGGTCCTGCTCCAGGAACTATCCGAAGGGGCCGGCCTGCGCTACCACCCTGACGTCGTGGAGGGGCTCAAGAAGATCGCCTGATCGAACCCGTGAGGCCCCTCCGCCGCGAGGCGCGCGAGAAAATCCGCGCCGGCGAGGATCTGAAGCCATTCCCGATCCGGGCCCCGTCTCCGCCTCCGACCGGAACAGAAAAAAAGGGCGGGGGCCGCGACCCCCGCCCGCCATGGTCTGCTGACAGATTCTCAGGGTTGGCCGGCGGAAGCCACCTCCCGGGGGAGCTTCTTCGTGCAGAAGAACCAGTCGTAGCAGTGCGTGTCTCCCGGCGTCTTGTCCATGCGGTCCTTGGCCACACCGCAGGAGCCCGGCGGGGGGACGATGACGTCGTCGCCCGGCTGCCAGTCGGCGGGGGTGGCCACCTGGTTGGCGTCGGCGGTCTGCATGGCGAGGAGAAGGCGCTTGATCTCCTGGAAGTTGCGGCCGTTACTGAGGGGGTAGTAGAGGAGGGCCCGGATCTTCCCGGCGGGGTCGATGAAGAAGACCGCCCGGACCGCCTTGGTGTCGCTGGCCGAGGGCTGGAGCATGCCGTATTGTTTCGCCACCTCCATCTTGAGGTCGGCGATGAGGGGGAACGTCACCTCGACGTTCTTCAGGCCGCGGTACTCGATTTTCTCCCTGATCGTGCGAAGCCAGGCGATGTGACTGTAGTTGCTGTCGATGGAGAGCCCCACCAGCTTGGTGTTGAGGGCCTCGAACTCGGGCTGCATCGTGGCGAAGGTCATGAACTCCGTGGTGCAGACGGGCGTGAAATCGGCGGGATGGCTGAAGAGAATCACCCACTTGCCCTTGAAGTCCTGGGGGAAGCGAATCGTCCCCTGGGTGGTCTCGGCGGTGAACGCCGGAGCCTCCTCGCCGATGAGCGGGATCCGC
The sequence above is a segment of the Acidobacteriota bacterium genome. Coding sequences within it:
- a CDS encoding HD domain-containing phosphohydrolase, with the protein product MKAWTEERLVLEEFARNLEATPSLPNASEGELELHAVHVARVTDLLIQVADSPRNKRPPVRKWDEVLGPLLFQLFAKGDDIDRYVLGDLWRGVLLDEGEIDGFLRATTSLAASARDFYRFEEALEACRQGRQAAKGQASAAYANLINLEGIIHAFREDYEASEHSFREAASMAEGLAEEDFPKWTRATKADYGNRLRLNLMECYLRQGLSAAGEERVKHGRRAREYLSQLEGEPLRDTHRSFLLVNAAMLAIVEERLDFAKSLLLPLTRRGPGGASEDLSFLAVHSRLLSVIAALEGHWEDAYHWIRKAIREGIRYRRIGEEQDILEQALNVLRGLKGHRKSASHGALVQDLIQLLEDKDWYTGRSHSHGVSRLSVRLGEVLNAMPNHHLDLKLLEVGGLLHDIGKLKTPWSLLNKLAPLGPREWDILKEHPLHSAHILQRIGMEEVAPIVKGHHEHMDGTGYPEGRPPDLLAAIVGAADAFEAATTPTRRYKIPKDRRVLLQELSEGAGLRYHPDVVEGLKKIA
- a CDS encoding peroxiredoxin, encoding MMYRRPWRVLALALVSILSVSRVSWAQEQKKPSVGEAGRIPLIGEEAPAFTAETTQGTIRFPQDFKGKWVILFSHPADFTPVCTTEFMTFATMQPEFEALNTKLVGLSIDSNYSHIAWLRTIREKIEYRGLKNVEVTFPLIADLKMEVAKQYGMLQPSASDTKAVRAVFFIDPAGKIRALLYYPLSNGRNFQEIKRLLLAMQTADANQVATPADWQPGDDVIVPPPGSCGVAKDRMDKTPGDTHCYDWFFCTKKLPREVASAGQP